The following DNA comes from Chloroflexota bacterium.
CCTCACCATACGACGATTGGGCGGACATCTACGATGCCGTGTATTCGTATGTGGTGGAAGACATCCCGTTCTATGTCGAAGAAGCCGTCCGCTCCGGCGGTCCTGTCCTCGAACTGGGCTGTGGCACCGGGCGCATCGCTATTCCCATAGCCCAGAGCGGCATTGACATTGTAGCCGTAGATTCGTCATCCGCCATGCTGGAACACGCGCGAAGCAAAGCCGAGTCCGCGCACACGCCGAATCTGAATCTGCTGCAAGCGGACATGCGCGACTTCGAGATAGACACGCAGTTCGCCCTAATCATCATCCCGTTCAGGGGATTTTTGTCGTTGCTCTCGGTCGAAGACGAAATGCGCACGCTGGCGACCATCCGCCGGCACTTGGCGCCCGGCGGCAGGCTAGTCTTCGACATATTCGTGCCGGATCTAAGCATGATGGTGCAGGCGGGCGATGTTCCATATTACTTCAGGGATGTCATAGACCCGGCAATCGGCGCTCACATGGTCATCTGGAATCAGGCGAGCTACGATGCTTTCAGCCAGGTGATGAGCATTCGCACCACTATCGAAGAACTCGACGATTCCGGGCGCGTAGCAAGCAAGATGTACCGCGACTTCGCCCTGCGTTACATCACACGCTGGGAAATGCACCACCTGCTGCGCACATGCGGCTTCGACGTGCTTGCGCTCCACGGCGACTTCAACCGCAATGACTTCGACGAGGACAGCACAGATATGATCTGGGTGGCGTCGTCCACCGGCTGATTCATCAGGCTTGCGGTTCGTCGCGCAACATTTACCTTCCCCCCCGGAAGGTTAGGATGGCGGCAAATTCCCACCTACACACTCCCAATTTGCAGTCCGTTGCTATCCAACAGCCGCATTATTCGTTATATTATTTCAGGAAGAAGCGTACATCTCCATCGCCGTAGTTGCGTTTCCCTCATCGAATTGACCCAGCAAAATTGAGATTCCGCGCGACATGAGACAGGCAGACAGAACGATTTTCGTCCGGGCCCCTATGCCCTTACTATTGGTCGGGCTATTCCTGGCGCTGTTCACGATAACGGCGTGCACCAGCGCGCCAGCCGCGCAGGTCGATGCCGATGCAGCCGCCTTGACTAACACCGGCAATACCGCACATGGTCAAGCCGAGACAACACAAGCGTCATGGCAGGGATCCAACGACACGGCAGGTTCAGTGCAAGCACAACCGGAATCGCCGTCGGCAAATAATTCCAACACTGCGACTACGGTCGAACTAGACGCCGACAGCGTTGTAG
Coding sequences within:
- a CDS encoding class I SAM-dependent methyltransferase, whose protein sequence is MAQVQKTRFAWRSRSSWAEQSTQMDTSPYDDWADIYDAVYSYVVEDIPFYVEEAVRSGGPVLELGCGTGRIAIPIAQSGIDIVAVDSSSAMLEHARSKAESAHTPNLNLLQADMRDFEIDTQFALIIIPFRGFLSLLSVEDEMRTLATIRRHLAPGGRLVFDIFVPDLSMMVQAGDVPYYFRDVIDPAIGAHMVIWNQASYDAFSQVMSIRTTIEELDDSGRVASKMYRDFALRYITRWEMHHLLRTCGFDVLALHGDFNRNDFDEDSTDMIWVASSTG